Proteins found in one Streptococcus mitis genomic segment:
- the yfmF gene encoding EF-P 5-aminopentanol modification-associated protein YfmF, whose protein sequence is MELVHGISTHFIQSKKFKTNKITVRFTAPLSLDTIAGRMLSASMLETANQMYPTSQNLRRHLASLYGTDMSTNCFRRGQSHIVELTFTYVRDEFLSRKNVLTSKVLELVKETLFSPILVDNGFDPSLFEIEKKQLLANLAADMDDSFYFAHKELDKLFFHDERLRLEYSDLRNRILAETPQSSYSCFQEFLTNDRIDFFFLGDFNEVEIQNVLESFAFKGRKGDVKVQYCQPYSNILQEGMVRKNVGQSILELGYHCPSEYGDEQHLPMIVMNGLLGGFAHSKLFTNVRENAGLAYTISSQLDLFSGFLRMYAGIDRENRNQARKMMNNQLLDLKKGYFTELELEQTKEMIRRSLLLSQDNQSSLIERAYQNALLGKSSADFKGWIAKLEQVDKDAICRAANNVKLQAIYFMEGIE, encoded by the coding sequence ATGGAGTTAGTGCATGGAATTTCAACACATTTTATCCAATCAAAAAAGTTTAAAACGAACAAAATCACCGTGCGTTTTACCGCTCCATTATCCCTTGATACGATTGCAGGTCGCATGTTGAGTGCGAGTATGCTAGAGACTGCTAATCAGATGTATCCCACTTCTCAAAATTTGAGAAGACATTTGGCCAGTCTATACGGTACAGATATGTCAACCAATTGTTTCAGAAGAGGACAAAGTCACATTGTAGAATTGACATTTACCTATGTTCGTGATGAGTTTTTAAGTAGGAAAAATGTTCTAACTTCTAAGGTTTTGGAACTTGTAAAAGAAACTCTTTTTTCACCCATACTAGTTGATAATGGATTTGATCCGTCCTTATTTGAAATTGAGAAAAAGCAATTGCTAGCAAATTTAGCAGCTGATATGGATGATTCTTTTTATTTCGCACATAAAGAACTAGATAAACTCTTTTTTCATGATGAACGTCTCAGATTGGAATACAGTGATTTACGAAATCGTATTTTAGCTGAAACTCCACAGAGTTCTTATTCTTGTTTCCAAGAATTTTTGACCAATGATCGAATAGATTTCTTTTTCCTAGGTGATTTTAATGAGGTTGAAATTCAAAATGTATTAGAATCATTTGCCTTTAAAGGTCGAAAAGGAGATGTGAAGGTTCAGTATTGTCAACCTTATTCCAATATACTACAAGAAGGTATGGTTCGGAAAAATGTGGGACAATCTATTTTGGAATTAGGTTATCATTGCCCTTCTGAATATGGTGATGAGCAACATTTACCCATGATTGTAATGAATGGTTTACTTGGTGGATTTGCTCACTCTAAACTCTTTACAAATGTCCGTGAAAATGCTGGATTAGCTTATACCATTTCCAGTCAGCTCGATTTATTTAGTGGGTTCTTGAGGATGTATGCTGGTATTGATCGAGAAAATCGGAACCAGGCTCGTAAAATGATGAATAATCAACTGCTTGATTTAAAAAAAGGATATTTTACAGAGCTTGAGCTAGAGCAGACCAAGGAAATGATTCGTCGGTCTTTGTTACTTTCTCAAGATAATCAAAGTTCATTGATTGAACGTGCTTATCAAAATGCCTTACTTGGAAAATCTTCAGCAGACTTTAAAGGTTGGATTGCAAAACTCGAGCAAGTTGACAAAGATGCTATTTGTAGAGCAGCTAATAATGTGAAACTACAGGCGATTTACTTTATGGAAGGAATAGAATGA
- the recF gene encoding DNA replication/repair protein RecF (All proteins in this family for which functions are known are DNA-binding proteins that assist the filamentation of RecA onto DNA for the initiation of recombination or recombinational repair.), which translates to MWLQNLSLKTFRNYKETKIDFNPKLNVFLGRNAQGKTNMLEAIYFLALTRSHRTRTDKNLIHFDEEQLHLSGLVQKKTGSIPLEIELTQKGRVTKVNHLKQARLSDYVGHMNVVLFAPEDLQLIKGAPSVRRKFIDMELGQIKPIYLSDLTNYNHILKQRNTYLKSAQKIDETFLSVLDDQLIDYGCRVMNHRLDFIKKLESFGRKKHFELSNQIEELSISYQSSVKITDKEDLSESFKIALEKSRSRDLFKKNTGVGPHRDDISFYINGMDASFGSQGQHRSLVLSIKLAEIELMESITTESPILLLDDVMSELDNTRQLKLLETISHSIQTFITTTSLEHLQNLPENLSIFTIQGGKVVVNKT; encoded by the coding sequence ATGTGGCTACAAAACCTATCTCTCAAAACTTTTCGTAATTACAAAGAGACGAAAATAGACTTTAATCCTAAATTAAATGTCTTTTTAGGACGTAATGCACAAGGAAAAACAAACATGTTAGAGGCTATCTATTTTTTAGCCTTAACACGTAGTCATCGAACTCGAACAGATAAAAATCTCATTCATTTTGATGAGGAACAACTTCATCTTTCAGGTCTTGTTCAGAAAAAAACTGGATCCATTCCCCTAGAAATCGAACTAACACAAAAAGGCCGTGTGACAAAAGTTAATCATTTAAAACAAGCACGCCTTTCAGATTATGTAGGACACATGAATGTTGTTTTATTTGCTCCTGAAGATTTACAACTAATTAAAGGAGCACCTTCGGTTCGACGGAAATTCATTGATATGGAACTTGGACAAATCAAGCCAATCTATTTATCTGACTTAACTAATTATAACCACATCCTAAAACAAAGAAACACTTATCTAAAATCAGCTCAAAAAATAGATGAAACCTTTCTTTCTGTGTTGGATGATCAGCTAATTGATTATGGATGTCGTGTAATGAATCACCGCTTAGATTTCATAAAAAAACTAGAATCATTTGGTCGTAAGAAACATTTTGAACTCTCTAATCAGATTGAAGAGTTATCAATATCCTATCAATCCTCTGTCAAGATAACTGACAAAGAAGACTTATCAGAATCTTTCAAAATTGCTTTAGAAAAAAGTAGGTCCAGAGATTTATTTAAAAAGAACACTGGCGTCGGTCCTCATCGAGATGATATTTCTTTTTATATAAATGGGATGGACGCTAGTTTTGGAAGTCAAGGCCAACATCGTAGTCTCGTCCTCTCTATAAAATTAGCAGAAATCGAGTTAATGGAAAGTATTACTACAGAATCTCCGATATTATTGCTTGACGATGTTATGAGTGAACTTGACAACACTAGACAATTAAAATTATTAGAAACGATTTCTCATTCAATCCAAACCTTTATCACAACAACAAGCTTAGAGCATCTTCAAAATCTACCAGAAAATCTAAGTATTTTCACTATTCAAGGTGGTAAAGTTGTTGTAAACAAAACTTGA
- the guaB gene encoding IMP dehydrogenase, translating into MSNWDTKFLKKGFTFDDVLLIPAESHVLPNDADLTTKLADNLTLNIPIITAAMDTVTESQMAIAIARAGGLGVIHKNMSIAQQADEVRKVKRSENGVIIDPFFLTPEHTIAEADELMGRYRISGVPVVETLENRKLVGILTNRDLRFISDYNQPISNHMTSENLVTAPVGTDLATAESILQEHRIEKLPLVDEEGRLSGLITIKDIEKVIEFPNAAKDEFGRLLVAGAVGVTSDTFERAEALFEAGADAIVIDTAHGHSAGVLRKIAEIRAHFPDRTLIAGNIATAEGARALYEAGVDVVKVGIGPGSICTTRVIAGVGVPQVTAIYDAAAVAREYGKTIIADGGIKYSGDIVKALAAGGNAVMLGSMFAGTDEAPGETEIFQGRKFKTYRGMGSIAAMKKGSSDRYFQGSVNEANKLVPEGIEGRVAYKGAAADIVFQMIGGIRSGMGYCGAANLKELHDNAQFIEMSGAGLKESHPHDVQITNEAPNYSM; encoded by the coding sequence ATGTCTAATTGGGACACTAAATTTTTGAAAAAAGGTTTTACCTTTGATGATGTATTGCTTATTCCAGCTGAAAGTCATGTGTTGCCTAACGATGCAGATTTAACAACTAAATTGGCAGATAATTTGACTTTAAATATCCCAATTATTACCGCTGCCATGGACACAGTTACAGAGAGTCAAATGGCTATTGCTATTGCTCGTGCAGGCGGTCTCGGAGTTATCCATAAAAACATGTCAATTGCTCAACAAGCAGACGAGGTTCGTAAGGTAAAACGTTCTGAAAATGGAGTTATTATTGATCCGTTCTTCTTGACGCCTGAACATACAATTGCTGAAGCAGATGAGCTTATGGGTCGTTACCGCATCAGTGGTGTTCCAGTTGTTGAAACACTTGAAAATCGTAAATTGGTTGGTATTTTGACAAACCGAGATCTTCGTTTTATTTCAGACTATAACCAACCAATCTCAAATCATATGACTAGTGAAAATCTTGTTACTGCTCCTGTGGGTACAGATCTTGCAACTGCTGAGAGTATTCTTCAAGAACACCGTATTGAAAAACTTCCTTTGGTAGATGAAGAAGGTCGTCTTTCTGGTTTGATTACTATAAAAGATATTGAAAAAGTTATTGAATTTCCAAATGCTGCTAAAGATGAGTTTGGTCGTCTTCTAGTTGCAGGTGCAGTAGGTGTTACTTCAGATACATTTGAACGTGCAGAGGCTCTTTTTGAGGCAGGAGCGGATGCGATTGTTATTGATACTGCACATGGTCATTCTGCAGGTGTCTTGCGTAAAATTGCTGAAATTCGTGCTCACTTCCCAGATCGTACCTTAATTGCTGGAAATATTGCTACTGCTGAAGGTGCACGTGCTCTTTATGAAGCGGGTGTAGACGTTGTTAAGGTTGGTATCGGACCAGGTTCTATCTGTACTACTCGTGTGATTGCTGGTGTTGGTGTTCCGCAAGTAACAGCTATCTATGATGCTGCAGCCGTTGCGCGTGAATATGGTAAAACGATCATTGCTGACGGTGGAATCAAGTATTCTGGAGATATTGTAAAAGCCCTTGCTGCAGGTGGAAATGCTGTTATGCTTGGATCAATGTTTGCTGGAACAGACGAAGCACCAGGTGAAACTGAAATCTTCCAAGGACGTAAATTCAAGACTTACCGTGGTATGGGATCAATCGCAGCAATGAAGAAAGGTTCAAGCGATCGTTACTTCCAAGGTTCTGTCAATGAAGCAAACAAACTCGTTCCAGAAGGAATTGAAGGTCGTGTTGCTTATAAAGGAGCGGCAGCTGATATTGTCTTCCAAATGATTGGTGGTATCCGTTCTGGTATGGGTTATTGTGGTGCAGCTAACCTTAAAGAGTTGCATGATAATGCTCAATTTATTGAAATGTCTGGTGCTGGTTTGAAAGAAAGCCACCCTCATGATGTACAAATTACTAATGAGGCACCAAATTATTCTATGTAA
- the trpS gene encoding tryptophan--tRNA ligase — protein sequence MTKPIILTGDRPTGKLHIGHYVGSLKNRVLLQEEDKYDMFVFLADQQALTDHAKDPQTIVESIGNVALDYLAVGLDPSKSTIFIQSQIPELAELSMYYMNLVSLARLERNPTVKTEIAQKGFGESIPTGFLVYPIAQAADITAFKANYVPVGTDQKPMIEQTREIVRSFNNAYNCDVLVEPEGIYPENEGAGRLPGLDGNAKMSKSLNNGIYLADDADTLRKKVMSMYTDPDHIRVEDPGKIEGNMVFHYLDVFGRPEDAQEITDMKEHYQRGGLGDVKTKRYLLEILERELGPIRERRIEFAKDMGEVYNMLQKGSERAREVAGQTLSEVKGAMGLHYFN from the coding sequence ATGACTAAACCCATTATTTTAACAGGAGACCGTCCAACAGGAAAATTGCATATTGGACATTATGTTGGAAGTCTCAAAAATCGAGTATTATTACAGGAAGAGGATAAGTATGATATGTTTGTGTTCTTGGCTGACCAACAAGCTTTGACAGATCATGCTAAAGACCCTCAAACAATTGTAGAGTCTATCGGAAATGTGGCTTTGGATTATCTTGCAGTTGGATTGGATCCAAGTAAATCAACTATCTTTATTCAAAGCCAAATTCCAGAGTTGGCTGAACTATCTATGTACTATATGAATCTAGTTTCATTAGCACGTTTGGAGCGTAATCCAACAGTCAAGACAGAGATTGCTCAGAAGGGATTTGGAGAAAGCATTCCGACAGGATTCTTGGTTTATCCAATAGCTCAAGCAGCTGACATCACAGCTTTCAAGGCTAATTATGTTCCTGTTGGGACAGATCAGAAACCAATGATTGAGCAAACTCGCGAGATTGTTCGTTCTTTTAATAATGCATATAACTGTGATGTCTTGGTAGAGCCGGAAGGTATTTATCCAGAAAATGAGGGAGCAGGGCGTTTGCCTGGTTTAGATGGAAATGCTAAAATGTCTAAATCACTCAATAATGGTATTTATTTAGCTGATGATGCGGATACTTTGCGTAAAAAAGTGATGAGTATGTATACAGATCCAGATCATATTCGAGTGGAAGATCCAGGTAAGATTGAGGGAAATATGGTTTTCCATTATCTAGATGTTTTCGGTCGTCCAGAAGATGCTCAAGAAATTACTGACATGAAAGAACATTATCAACGAGGTGGTCTTGGTGATGTGAAAACCAAGCGTTATCTACTTGAAATATTAGAACGTGAACTTGGTCCTATTCGTGAGCGCCGTATTGAATTTGCTAAGGATATGGGAGAAGTTTATAATATGCTTCAAAAAGGTAGTGAAAGAGCGCGTGAAGTTGCAGGTCAAACCCTATCTGAGGTTAAAGGAGCAATGGGACTTCATTACTTTAACTAA
- the yaaA gene encoding S4 domain-containing protein YaaA, with protein MEYKLFEEFITLQALLKELGITHSGGAIKSFLSEHSVYFNGELENRRGKKLRIGDKVDIPDMNIDILLTQPTSEEQEEYQADKVEKERIAKLVKEMNKGVKKDKSKPTSSPKSKQAPRFPGR; from the coding sequence ATGGAATACAAATTATTTGAAGAATTTATTACCCTCCAAGCACTACTCAAAGAACTTGGAATTACACATAGCGGAGGAGCTATCAAATCATTTCTCTCTGAACATTCTGTATACTTTAATGGGGAATTAGAGAATCGTCGTGGTAAAAAACTTCGTATTGGCGATAAAGTTGACATACCTGACATGAACATTGACATCTTATTGACACAACCTACTTCTGAAGAACAAGAGGAATACCAAGCTGATAAAGTTGAAAAAGAACGGATTGCTAAACTTGTCAAAGAGATGAATAAGGGAGTTAAAAAAGACAAATCTAAACCTACTTCATCACCTAAAAGCAAACAAGCTCCACGATTCCCTGGTAGATAA